From the genome of Vicia villosa cultivar HV-30 ecotype Madison, WI linkage group LG2, Vvil1.0, whole genome shotgun sequence, one region includes:
- the LOC131650740 gene encoding uncharacterized protein LOC131650740, whose amino-acid sequence MTWYRNLPPNSIKSWAELKELFLSHFTASCRQPKSEANLEAVVQGTNEPLRDYLDRFNKEAVQVETTDYMKRYLLERGLLPGSEFRKAIKIEKMRSMNAILKRAQAFISFEEGEAAAVKASRGNGVTRSSSQDPSAAPRANERKRDDRSRDTKERRGPAGRFNDYTPLKVSREKILAECINAEFRNSNIRPPKPNPSRPGTDKSKYCKYHKSHGHLTDECIHLKDAIETLIKEGHLSKYTRKGDPPRRKDHRSSDEGNSPNARPLQVALSVTRPEDFLPSVGVTSALSVWEGFPTAMLISNGGDPGSLKSAQ is encoded by the coding sequence ATGACCTGGTACAGGAATCTCCCTCCTAACTCCATCAAGTCTTGGGCCGAGCTCAAGGAACTCTTTCTGAGTCACTTCACTGCTTCCTGCCGTCAACCGAAATCAGAGGCAAACCTCGAAGCCGTAGTCCAAGGGACCAACGAGCCTCTCCGAGACTACCTCGacagattcaacaaggaggccgtccaagtagAGACGACCGACTACATGAAAAGGTATCTCCTCGAGCGAGGGCTCCTCCCCGGCAGCGAATTCAGAAAAGCAATAAAGATCGAAAAAATGCGATCTATGAACGCCATCTTGAAAAGGGCGCAGGCTTTCATCTCCTTCGAGGAAGGCGAAGCGGCCGCAGTCAAAGCATCAAGGGGGAATGGCGTTACTCGGAGCTCGAGCCAAGACCCGTCCGCCGCTCCCCGAGCAAACGAGAGAAAAAGGGACGACAGATCCCGTGACACAAAGGAGCGCAGAGGGCCAGCAGGGCGCTTCAACGACTATACCCCCCTGAAAGTTTCGCGGGAAAAGATCCTGGCCGAGTGCATAAACGCCGAGTTCAGAAactccaacatcaggcccccgaagccgAATCCCTCCCGGCCGGGGACcgacaagtccaaatactgcaagtatcACAAGAGCCACGGGCACCTGACGGACGAGTGCATACACCTGAAGGACGCCATCGAGACACTGATTAAAGAAGGTCACCTTTCTAAGTACACAAGGAAAGGAGACCCTCCCAGAAGGAAGGACCATCGGAGCTCCGACGAGGGCAACTCGCCGAACGCCAGGCCACTGCAGGTGGCGTTATCCGTCACCCGACCAGAAGACTTCCTACCCTCGGTCGGGGTGACCTCTGCCCTCAGCGTCTGGGAAGGGTTCCCGACAGCAATGCTGATATCCAACGGCGGGGACCCTGGCTCCCTCAAATCGGCTCAGTGA